A stretch of DNA from Cloacibacillus sp.:
GGCTGATATTACGATCAGAATGACAAGGCCGATCATGGCGGTATGGCTTTTTTTCAGCCGCCGCCAGACCTCTTTGAATTTACTTCTTCTCACTACCCTAGTGTTCTTGTCTTTAGTTTTCATCTTTTCTTCTCTCATTTCTTTGCGCCCAAAGTTGCCTTCAGCCTTGGATCAATAAAGGCGTACGTTACGTCAATAATAAGATTTACGACACAAATTATTATTGTCGTCAATATTATGCAGCCTATGACCATCGGCAGATCTCTTTTATTGATGGAGTCTACTATCAGATGTCCGATGCCTGGCCATGAGAAGATCGTCTCGGCGATGACCGCTCCGCCGACCATATCGACAAAAAAATTACCGGCCGTGGTGGCGATAGGGATCATTGCATTTTTCAGCGCATGTTTCATAACAACCTTTACCTCTGTGAGTCCCTTTGCCCTGGCTGTGGTAATGTAATCCTGCCGAATAACTTCAAGCATCGAAGAGCGCGTCATTCTGGTAAGCAGTGCAACCATCTGCGTCCCTATTGACGCCGCCGGCAGCAGAACGCTGTACCAATAGGCATTTCCACCACTGGGCAGCCATCCTAATATCAAAGAGAACAGTAAAATCAATAATATACCGAGCCAGAAATCTGGTATGCTGATAGCGGTCAAAGCAACTACCATGCTCAAATTGTCAAAGATAGAATATTGTCGTATGGCGGCTATTATACCTAACGGGAGGGATATAAAAAGAGCCATCAGAATAACCCAAAATGCCAGCCACATCGTAGCAGGAAGCCTTTCCAGATAAGATTCAAGAACGGTCCTATCGTTGTAATATGACTTGCCAAGATCCCCATGCAGAAGGCCCAACATATACCGACCGTAACGGACAAATATATTATCGTTTAGGCCAAGTTCATCCCGGATGCGCGCAATTGTCTGATCGTCGGCCTCTTTACCGGCTATTATTCTCGCTGGATCTCCCGGGGCAAGATTTACAATGAAAAAGATAATGAACGATACGCCTATAATAACTGGCACTAGCATTAGAAGCCTTTTAAAGATATATTTCCACATACTATCGCCTCTCTCATTATGAAGAGTCGGAGAAGGGCGGGGAGAGGATAACTCCCCGCCGTCACTATTTGTTTATCTCTCGCTTTTATTTCCAGTAAACGAGGTAATAGGGCATTTCTCCGCCTTTAGGGATGACAAGTCCTCCGATATTCTTATCGGCAGCCACCGTCTGCGTCTCAGAGAAGAGAGGAATAAGCGCAACGTTGTCTTCTATATATTTCTGAATCTTTGAATATGCGGCCTGAGCCTTTTTTAGATCAGTTATCGTAACTGCTTCATCAAGCATCGCGTCATATTTAGCATCCTGATACCACATACGGTTCGTCGTACCGGCATGTTTTGAATAAAGCAGACTGCGAAGGGGATTGTCGGCATCAGAGGTGGCCGCGGCCCAGTCATCAATTGTCATAACAAGCCCGTTCTGCTTAATAAGTTCGTTAAACGCACCTCTTTCCATCCTCTCAATAGTTATTTTGACCCCTATTTCAGCAAGTTGAGCCTGCAGAACTTGTCCTAAAGTCAAGCCACGTTGGCTGTTCGTCGTATAGGCCGCAGAGAATCCGTCTTTGTAACCGGCTTCTGCGAGAAGTTTTTTTGCCATTGCCACATCCTGTTTATATCCAGGCAAAGTCTCGTCCGCGTAGTTCTGTGTTTTTGCGAGGATCGTGTTCCTTGGCGTTCCTCTGCCTTCAAGTAGAACAGTAACCATCTCAGGCTTGTTTATCGCATATGCAAGCGCCTTACGAACCTTGAGGTTATCGAATGGTTTTTTCGTGGTATTGACTGTGAAAAAATCCACCATCGCACTCTGAGATTCGGTAATAGCGAGTCTTGAATTCTTTTTGATACTTGGAACGTCTATCCCCTGAACCGAATTATTGATGTCGATCTCACCCGTTTCAAGCGCGATCGCCCGCGCTGTATTCTCGGGCATGATAACAAATTTAAGCGTCTTGATCTTAGGCTTGGGCCCCCAATAATTGTCGTTGCGCTCCACTATTATAGAGTCGCCGGAGTTCCACTTTACGAACTTGAACGGTCCGGTACCGTTATTAACAAACTTTCCGTTATTTTTCTTTAGAAATTCTTCGCTCATAACACTGGTACCACAGAACACCAACGCATTCAAGATCGTTGCGGTCGGCTGTTTCAGAACAAACTTGACTTTGTTGTCATTCATAGGGATCACTTTGTCTATGAATGAGACCTTGGCGGCAAATCCGGCGCTCTTAGCAGCCCTTTCGATACTGAACTTTACATCGCTTGCCTTCAGCGGCGTACCGTCATGAAATTTGACGCCCTTTCTCAGCGTAAAGATATATTCCTTTGGAGAAACTATCTCGTACGACTCGGCAAGTCCGGGGACGATTTTGCCTGAAGCAGGGTCTATACGAAGCAGCGTGTCATATACAAGCAGCGTACAGATATTCTGCGTCGTAGCGTTTTGCCCAAATGGATCAAGGCCGGCAATATCGCTGTCCACACCAACAATTATGTCATCCCTCTTCGCCGCGTCCGCGGCTCCTGCCAAACAGCAGCATACTGACAAAGCAATTACAACTACTAATAATAACGATTTCCGCCATTCTTTCATTACGTACACTTCCTCTCTTATTTGTAAAAATATCTATCCATGTATCAGGAGGATATTCCCCTGTACATCCGTGTTAACC
This window harbors:
- a CDS encoding ABC transporter permease, coding for MWKYIFKRLLMLVPVIIGVSFIIFFIVNLAPGDPARIIAGKEADDQTIARIRDELGLNDNIFVRYGRYMLGLLHGDLGKSYYNDRTVLESYLERLPATMWLAFWVILMALFISLPLGIIAAIRQYSIFDNLSMVVALTAISIPDFWLGILLILLFSLILGWLPSGGNAYWYSVLLPAASIGTQMVALLTRMTRSSMLEVIRQDYITTARAKGLTEVKVVMKHALKNAMIPIATTAGNFFVDMVGGAVIAETIFSWPGIGHLIVDSINKRDLPMVIGCIILTTIIICVVNLIIDVTYAFIDPRLKATLGAKK
- a CDS encoding ABC transporter substrate-binding protein, translated to MKEWRKSLLLVVVIALSVCCCLAGAADAAKRDDIIVGVDSDIAGLDPFGQNATTQNICTLLVYDTLLRIDPASGKIVPGLAESYEIVSPKEYIFTLRKGVKFHDGTPLKASDVKFSIERAAKSAGFAAKVSFIDKVIPMNDNKVKFVLKQPTATILNALVFCGTSVMSEEFLKKNNGKFVNNGTGPFKFVKWNSGDSIIVERNDNYWGPKPKIKTLKFVIMPENTARAIALETGEIDINNSVQGIDVPSIKKNSRLAITESQSAMVDFFTVNTTKKPFDNLKVRKALAYAINKPEMVTVLLEGRGTPRNTILAKTQNYADETLPGYKQDVAMAKKLLAEAGYKDGFSAAYTTNSQRGLTLGQVLQAQLAEIGVKITIERMERGAFNELIKQNGLVMTIDDWAAATSDADNPLRSLLYSKHAGTTNRMWYQDAKYDAMLDEAVTITDLKKAQAAYSKIQKYIEDNVALIPLFSETQTVAADKNIGGLVIPKGGEMPYYLVYWK